A single genomic interval of Alcaligenes sp. SDU_A2 harbors:
- the obgE gene encoding GTPase ObgE, with protein MKFVDEATIEVIAGKGGNGVASFRREKFIEKGGPDGGDGGRGGSIYAIADRNVNTLIDYRYARLHRARNGENGRGSDQYGAAGPDIELRVPVGTMVFDAETGEQLHDLKRHGERITLAQGGQGGMGNLHFKSSVNRAPRQFTYGKEGEQRKLRLELKVLADVGLLGMPNAGKSTFISRVSNARPRIADYPFTTLHPNLGVVRSSESRSFVVADIPGLIEGASEGAGLGHLFLRHLTRTRILLHILDVSSLDPDVDVVEKVVAEARAIVEELRLYSEELYAKPRWLVLNKLDMVDDPEALKARLLKELDWNGPVFGISALTGEGTQELVWQLQSWLDAETRKEHIEQDKADGTHVYDDPRFAPDQD; from the coding sequence ATGAAATTCGTAGACGAAGCCACCATTGAAGTCATCGCAGGCAAAGGCGGAAATGGCGTGGCCAGCTTCCGCCGGGAAAAATTCATCGAAAAAGGCGGGCCGGACGGTGGCGACGGCGGTCGGGGCGGCAGCATCTATGCCATCGCAGACCGCAACGTCAACACCCTGATCGACTACCGTTACGCCCGCCTGCATCGCGCCCGCAATGGCGAAAACGGTCGTGGCTCGGACCAATATGGCGCAGCCGGACCGGACATCGAGCTACGCGTGCCTGTGGGCACCATGGTATTTGACGCGGAAACCGGCGAACAACTGCACGATCTGAAACGCCACGGCGAGCGCATCACCCTGGCCCAGGGCGGTCAAGGCGGCATGGGCAATCTGCACTTCAAATCCAGCGTGAACCGCGCGCCACGCCAGTTTACCTATGGCAAAGAAGGCGAACAGCGCAAGCTGCGTCTGGAGCTGAAAGTGCTGGCCGACGTGGGCCTGTTGGGCATGCCCAACGCCGGCAAGTCCACCTTCATCAGCCGCGTCTCCAACGCCCGTCCGCGCATCGCCGACTACCCGTTTACCACCTTGCACCCCAACCTGGGCGTGGTGCGTTCGTCCGAATCGCGCAGTTTCGTCGTGGCTGATATTCCCGGCCTGATCGAAGGCGCTTCGGAAGGTGCGGGGCTGGGCCACCTGTTTCTGCGCCACCTGACGCGCACCCGTATCCTGCTGCACATTCTGGATGTATCCAGCCTGGACCCGGATGTGGACGTAGTAGAAAAAGTCGTCGCCGAAGCCCGCGCCATCGTCGAGGAACTGCGCCTGTACAGCGAAGAGCTCTATGCCAAGCCGCGCTGGCTGGTGCTTAACAAGCTGGACATGGTCGATGACCCCGAGGCCCTGAAAGCCCGCCTGCTTAAAGAACTGGACTGGAACGGTCCGGTGTTCGGCATCTCCGCCCTGACAGGCGAAGGCACGCAGGAGCTAGTGTGGCAATTGCAATCCTGGCTGGACGCCGAAACCCGCAAGGAACACATCGAACAGGACAAGGCCGACGGCACCCACGTGTACGACGACCCGCGCTTCGCCCCGGACCAGGACTAG
- the proB gene encoding glutamate 5-kinase, with the protein MQLSPHSESAVAQSRRLVVKVGSSLVTNEGKGIALDAVEQWATQIASLHAQGKQLVLVSSGAIAEGMARLGWPRRPKAMNELQAAAAVGQMGLIQAYEVAFARHGVRTAQILLTHEDLADRHRYLNARSTINTLLDLGVVPIVNENDTVVTDEIRVGDNDTLGALVTNLIEAETLIILTDQAGLYSADPRRNPEAEFISLAQAGDPTLEAMAGGSGSLVGTGGMITKILAAKRAANSGGHTIIASGRETDVLTRLAQGERIGTELRAMLPVRSARQRWLVDHLRVRGRVSLDDGAVRALTEGHKSLLPVGVTHVEGEFDRGDVVACVDRHGVEYARGLINYSSDDTRRIMGQPSHLINELLGGANDTELMHRNNMVLPHWANETD; encoded by the coding sequence ATGCAGCTTTCCCCTCACTCCGAGTCCGCCGTCGCCCAGTCGCGACGCCTGGTCGTCAAAGTGGGCTCGTCCCTGGTCACCAACGAAGGCAAAGGCATCGCCCTTGACGCCGTTGAACAGTGGGCCACCCAGATCGCCAGCCTGCACGCGCAAGGCAAGCAATTGGTGCTGGTCTCCAGCGGCGCCATCGCCGAAGGCATGGCCCGCCTGGGCTGGCCGCGCCGGCCCAAAGCGATGAACGAGTTGCAGGCCGCCGCCGCTGTGGGGCAAATGGGCCTGATCCAAGCCTACGAAGTGGCTTTTGCACGGCACGGCGTGCGCACCGCGCAGATTCTGCTGACGCACGAAGACCTGGCCGACCGGCACCGTTACCTGAACGCGCGCAGCACCATCAATACGCTGCTGGACCTGGGCGTGGTGCCCATCGTCAACGAGAACGACACCGTGGTCACCGACGAAATCCGCGTGGGCGACAACGACACGCTGGGCGCGCTGGTCACCAATCTGATCGAAGCCGAAACCCTGATCATCCTGACCGATCAGGCCGGACTGTACAGCGCCGATCCACGCCGTAATCCCGAGGCCGAGTTTATTTCTTTGGCCCAGGCCGGCGACCCTACCCTGGAAGCGATGGCAGGCGGATCGGGTAGCCTGGTCGGCACGGGCGGCATGATCACCAAGATTCTGGCCGCCAAGCGGGCCGCCAACAGCGGTGGTCACACCATCATCGCCTCGGGCCGCGAAACCGACGTGCTGACCCGTCTGGCCCAAGGCGAGCGCATCGGGACCGAATTGCGCGCCATGCTGCCGGTGCGCTCGGCACGCCAGCGCTGGCTGGTGGATCACCTGCGGGTGCGGGGCCGCGTCTCGCTGGACGACGGCGCGGTGCGCGCCCTGACCGAGGGCCACAAAAGCCTGCTGCCGGTAGGCGTCACCCACGTGGAAGGCGAATTCGATCGGGGCGATGTGGTCGCCTGCGTGGATCGCCACGGGGTGGAATACGCACGCGGCCTGATCAACTATTCGTCCGACGACACGCGGCGCATCATGGGCCAGCCCAGCCATCTGATCAACGAATTGCTGGGCGGTGCCAACGATACCGAACTGATGCATCGCAACAACATGGTATTGCCCCACTGGGCAAACGAAACCGACTGA
- a CDS encoding D-amino acid dehydrogenase — MHILVLGAGVEGVTSAYYLARQGHSVTVVDRLQGPALETSFANAGQLSFGYACPWAAPGIPRKAIGWMFDTHPPLTIRPDGSLQQIRWLLAMWRNCTPEHYATNKERMVRLAEYSRHCLAQLREATDIQFEHRNQGTLQVFRTQQQIDALAADLDVLKQAGVRHELMSAAELHRVEPALQHVAHKLSGGLRFPDDETGDCQLFTSRLAELAMQEGVQFHWGQNIQRIHASGGKISGVQCSDQMLTADAYVVALGSWSTGLMKDLQAIPVYPLKGYSITATIADESRAPQSTLLDESYKIALTRFDRRIRVGGMAEVVGFNKRLNPRRQQTLLMVLNDLFPGSYQSGVDLNFWTGLRPKTPDSTPIVGRTRYGNLFLNTGHGTLGWTLATGSAQLLADIISGRETAIRSDDLGVQRYAR, encoded by the coding sequence ATGCATATCCTCGTTCTGGGCGCCGGCGTGGAAGGCGTCACCAGCGCCTATTATCTGGCTCGCCAAGGTCACAGCGTCACCGTCGTAGACCGCCTGCAAGGACCCGCGCTGGAGACCAGCTTTGCCAACGCCGGCCAGTTATCCTTTGGCTATGCCTGCCCATGGGCAGCGCCGGGCATCCCGCGCAAAGCCATAGGCTGGATGTTCGACACCCACCCTCCCCTGACCATACGCCCCGACGGCAGCCTGCAGCAAATACGCTGGCTGCTGGCCATGTGGCGCAACTGCACGCCAGAACACTACGCCACCAATAAGGAAAGGATGGTGCGGCTGGCCGAATACAGCCGCCACTGCCTGGCACAACTGCGCGAGGCGACGGACATACAGTTCGAGCACCGCAACCAGGGCACCCTGCAAGTGTTCCGCACCCAGCAGCAAATTGATGCTCTGGCGGCGGATCTGGACGTTCTGAAACAAGCCGGCGTGCGCCACGAACTGATGTCCGCTGCCGAACTGCACCGGGTAGAGCCTGCCCTGCAACACGTGGCCCACAAGCTCAGCGGGGGGCTGCGCTTTCCAGACGACGAAACCGGGGACTGCCAGCTATTTACCAGCCGCCTGGCCGAACTGGCCATGCAGGAAGGCGTGCAGTTTCACTGGGGCCAGAACATACAGCGCATCCATGCCTCGGGTGGAAAGATTTCGGGCGTTCAGTGCTCGGATCAGATGTTGACCGCCGATGCCTACGTGGTGGCGCTGGGCTCCTGGTCCACCGGCCTGATGAAAGACCTGCAGGCCATACCGGTCTACCCCCTGAAAGGGTATTCGATCACAGCGACTATCGCCGACGAATCGCGGGCACCGCAGTCCACCTTGCTGGACGAAAGCTATAAAATCGCCCTGACCCGGTTCGATCGCCGTATCCGCGTCGGAGGCATGGCCGAAGTCGTAGGCTTTAACAAACGCCTGAACCCGCGCCGCCAGCAGACCTTGCTGATGGTGTTGAACGATCTGTTCCCCGGCAGCTACCAAAGCGGCGTGGACTTGAATTTCTGGACGGGCCTGCGCCCCAAGACCCCGGACAGCACGCCCATCGTCGGCCGTACCCGCTACGGCAATCTGTTCCTGAATACCGGGCATGGAACCCTGGGCTGGACGCTGGCCACGGGCAGTGCCCAACTGCTGGCTGACATCATCAGCGGTCGGGAAACCGCCATACGCTCCGACGACCTGGGGGTACAACGCTACGCCCGTTGA
- a CDS encoding DNA-binding response regulator: MSVTNLVAGGPVVLYLSSVIPDRMLLEQQVQALAERGYRPISCRDFTALLQLAQSRGRSVGSVCIAWLGGALSDICAAAVRLRMLCPQVGILMQADYSDAAMLQALHSGADQLCPKNSSLELLAANLQSLQRRLIQVPTLSDPVQRADWFLAQEGWALVAPGGQSFALTTTERSFIGRLLQHPDRRASHHELLTAIAGTSGQIQDPPSALLINRLGVLVSRMRRKFSRGDAVLPVRSVHNWGYMFAAHCELRD; encoded by the coding sequence ATGTCGGTTACAAATCTCGTTGCTGGCGGTCCTGTTGTGCTGTACCTGTCCAGTGTCATTCCCGATCGCATGTTGCTCGAGCAGCAGGTGCAGGCCCTGGCCGAACGGGGCTATCGTCCGATTTCCTGCCGCGATTTCACGGCCTTGCTGCAACTGGCGCAAAGCCGGGGGCGCAGTGTGGGTTCGGTGTGTATTGCCTGGTTGGGCGGCGCGCTGTCCGACATTTGCGCGGCGGCGGTGCGGTTGCGTATGCTGTGCCCGCAAGTGGGCATTCTGATGCAGGCTGATTATTCCGATGCCGCTATGCTGCAGGCCTTGCATAGCGGGGCGGATCAGTTGTGTCCCAAAAATTCGTCGCTTGAGTTGCTGGCTGCCAATTTGCAAAGTTTGCAGCGCCGGCTTATTCAGGTGCCGACCTTGTCCGATCCCGTGCAGCGCGCCGATTGGTTTCTAGCCCAGGAAGGCTGGGCGTTGGTCGCGCCGGGTGGGCAGTCCTTTGCTCTGACCACCACCGAGCGTTCTTTTATCGGACGTCTTTTGCAGCATCCGGACCGGCGTGCCAGTCATCATGAATTGCTGACCGCCATTGCCGGTACGTCCGGCCAGATCCAGGACCCGCCGTCGGCTTTGCTGATTAATCGCCTGGGTGTGCTGGTCAGTCGGATGCGGCGCAAGTTCAGCCGGGGCGACGCTGTTTTGCCGGTGCGCTCGGTTCACAATTGGGGGTATATGTTCGCGGCTCATTGCGAGCTGCGCGACTGA
- a CDS encoding helix-turn-helix domain-containing protein, with amino-acid sequence MKNFSDRLRYARQQRGLSQADLARLCSLSQSAISNYENGTRRDAREILDLAKALNVSAQWLRNGVGIMEPRSGGMVLLEPDGGPPIVTWPFQRFSVDEIVALPDAERELIDRTIRHLLNGMKTR; translated from the coding sequence GTGAAGAACTTCTCCGACCGCCTGCGATACGCACGGCAACAACGCGGCCTGTCCCAGGCTGATCTGGCACGCCTTTGCAGCCTGAGCCAGAGCGCCATTTCGAACTACGAAAACGGCACGCGACGCGATGCACGGGAGATTCTGGACCTGGCCAAGGCACTGAACGTCAGCGCCCAGTGGTTGCGCAACGGCGTGGGCATTATGGAGCCCCGCTCGGGCGGCATGGTGTTGCTGGAACCGGATGGCGGCCCACCGATTGTCACCTGGCCTTTTCAGCGGTTTTCCGTGGATGAAATCGTCGCATTGCCCGACGCCGAGCGCGAACTGATCGACCGCACCATACGCCACCTGCTGAACGGTATGAAAACCCGCTGA
- a CDS encoding helix-turn-helix domain-containing protein: MKHFSERLRHARLQRGLSQAELARLCNLSQSAISNYESGTRRDAREILDLAKALNVSAQWLKSGLGPMEISLGGALVLHDAGDGPPIVTWPFGRFSVDEVVALSSQDRDHLDQTIRHLLNGMKNK, translated from the coding sequence GTGAAGCATTTTTCCGAACGCCTACGTCATGCCCGGTTGCAGCGCGGTCTTTCCCAGGCCGAGCTGGCCAGACTGTGCAACCTGAGCCAGAGCGCCATCTCCAACTACGAGAGCGGCACGCGCCGTGACGCCCGCGAGATCCTGGATCTGGCCAAGGCCCTGAATGTCAGCGCCCAATGGCTCAAAAGCGGGCTTGGACCGATGGAAATCAGTCTGGGCGGCGCACTGGTGCTGCACGATGCCGGGGACGGCCCCCCTATCGTCACCTGGCCGTTTGGCCGCTTTTCGGTGGATGAAGTCGTCGCGCTGTCCTCCCAGGACCGCGACCATCTGGATCAGACCATACGCCATTTGCTCAATGGCATGAAAAACAAATAA
- the thiC gene encoding phosphomethylpyrimidine synthase ThiC, with protein sequence MTSKNPSFTATEASVDPAAIQPLPNSRKIYQTGSRPDLRVPFREITLADTPSQFGTERNPALSVYDTSGPYTDPSVSIDIRKGLPALRQNWIQERNDTELMAGLNSQYGQARQADPELDTLRFELKRQPRRSLPGANVTQMHYARRGIITPEMEFVAIRENLRREQYIESLRATGPQGEEMARRLTKVHPGQGFGASLPASVTPEFVRDEIARGRAILPANINHPETEPMIIGRNFLVKINANIGNSALGSTIGEEVEKMTWAIRWGADTIMDLSTGKNIHETREWIIRNSPVPVGTVPIYQALEKVGGIAEDLTWDIFRDTLIEQAEQGVDYFTIHAGVRLPFVPMTASRMTGIVSRGGSIMAKWCLAHHRESFLYEHFEDICDIMRQYDVAFSLGDGLRPGSGYDANDQAQFAELRTLGELTQVAWKHDVQVMIEGPGHVPLHLIPENMQLQLEHCHEAPFYTLGPLATDIAPGYDHITSGLGAAMIAWQGTAMLCYVTPKEHLGLPNKKDVKDGIITYKIAAHAADLAKGHPSAAFRDNALSKARFEFRWQDQFNLGLDPDTAREFHDETLPKDSMKVAHFCSMCGPKFCSMKISQDVRDYAKANGLDEQSAVDQGMKEMSIQFVQQGSKLYQDA encoded by the coding sequence ATGACAAGCAAAAACCCTTCTTTCACCGCCACCGAGGCCAGTGTCGATCCGGCTGCGATCCAGCCTTTGCCCAATTCCCGCAAGATCTATCAGACCGGCTCGCGCCCCGACCTGCGCGTGCCGTTCCGGGAAATCACCCTGGCCGACACACCCAGCCAGTTCGGCACGGAGCGCAATCCGGCGCTCAGCGTGTACGACACCAGCGGCCCTTACACAGATCCCAGTGTCAGCATCGATATACGCAAAGGTCTGCCGGCGCTGCGCCAGAACTGGATTCAGGAACGTAACGACACGGAATTGATGGCCGGGCTGAACAGCCAGTACGGCCAGGCCCGACAAGCCGACCCGGAGCTGGACACGCTGCGCTTTGAACTGAAGCGTCAGCCACGGCGCAGCCTGCCCGGTGCCAATGTCACGCAAATGCACTACGCGCGGCGCGGCATCATCACGCCCGAAATGGAATTTGTTGCGATTCGGGAAAACCTGCGCCGCGAACAATACATAGAAAGCTTGCGCGCCACCGGTCCCCAAGGCGAAGAAATGGCGCGCCGCCTGACCAAAGTCCATCCCGGACAAGGCTTTGGCGCATCGCTGCCCGCCTCGGTCACCCCCGAGTTCGTGCGCGACGAAATCGCGCGGGGCCGGGCCATCCTGCCGGCCAACATCAATCACCCCGAAACCGAGCCCATGATCATAGGGCGCAATTTCCTGGTGAAGATCAACGCCAATATCGGCAACTCGGCGCTGGGCTCGACCATCGGCGAAGAAGTCGAAAAAATGACCTGGGCGATACGCTGGGGCGCAGACACCATCATGGATCTGTCCACAGGTAAAAACATCCACGAAACACGCGAATGGATCATCCGCAACTCGCCCGTGCCCGTGGGTACCGTACCCATCTACCAGGCCTTGGAAAAAGTCGGCGGCATCGCCGAAGACCTGACCTGGGACATTTTCCGCGACACGCTGATCGAGCAGGCCGAACAAGGGGTGGATTATTTCACTATCCATGCCGGCGTGCGCCTGCCCTTCGTGCCCATGACGGCCAGCCGCATGACGGGCATCGTCTCGCGGGGCGGCTCCATCATGGCCAAATGGTGTCTGGCACATCACCGCGAAAGCTTTCTGTACGAGCACTTCGAGGACATCTGTGACATCATGCGCCAGTACGATGTGGCCTTCTCGCTGGGCGACGGCCTGCGGCCCGGTTCCGGCTACGACGCCAACGACCAGGCCCAATTCGCGGAATTGCGCACTCTGGGCGAACTGACCCAGGTCGCGTGGAAGCACGATGTGCAGGTCATGATCGAAGGCCCTGGCCACGTACCGCTGCACCTGATTCCCGAAAACATGCAGTTGCAGCTGGAACACTGTCACGAAGCGCCCTTCTATACCCTGGGGCCTTTGGCGACCGATATTGCGCCGGGCTACGACCACATTACTTCCGGGCTGGGGGCCGCCATGATCGCCTGGCAGGGCACGGCCATGCTGTGCTATGTCACCCCCAAGGAACACCTGGGTCTGCCCAACAAGAAAGACGTCAAGGACGGCATCATCACCTACAAGATCGCCGCCCACGCGGCCGATCTGGCCAAAGGCCACCCGTCCGCCGCCTTCCGCGACAACGCGCTGTCCAAGGCCCGCTTCGAGTTCCGTTGGCAGGACCAGTTCAATCTGGGTCTGGACCCGGACACGGCGCGCGAATTCCACGACGAGACCCTGCCCAAGGACTCCATGAAAGTAGCGCACTTTTGCTCTATGTGCGGGCCTAAGTTCTGCAGCATGAAAATCTCGCAGGACGTGCGCGACTATGCCAAGGCCAACGGCCTGGATGAACAGTCCGCGGTGGATCAGGGCATGAAGGAAATGTCGATACAGTTCGTGCAGCAAGGCAGCAAGCTGTACCAGGACGCCTGA
- a CDS encoding (2Fe-2S)-binding protein produces MHLELLLNKILALVPEYKVFIYPEKAALSTRFNPPAHTQLFRFDSAQAPMYLSLLHEKLAQAQAQAGKIYWSTTAWRIVTWNPILLSIMAVHSIGRGLCLQGCGLWVTQESIEGSALENHAAATGPHDALIDYAGQQIKLLFEQLHGAATQSFPLPLKLAQKLTTDSIIECLIMQNELAGPAQALDQTELQTRLNKWLGAANLPLVSGTLLLPNGRLGLNRQVCCQYYRVEPGAECPDCTRIPMQKRLLLMAEHAH; encoded by the coding sequence ATGCACCTTGAGCTGCTTCTGAACAAGATCCTGGCCTTGGTCCCGGAATACAAAGTTTTTATTTACCCCGAAAAAGCGGCGCTATCGACCCGTTTCAACCCGCCCGCCCATACCCAATTGTTCCGCTTCGACTCGGCGCAGGCACCCATGTATCTGTCCCTGCTGCACGAAAAGCTGGCACAGGCGCAGGCGCAGGCCGGAAAAATCTATTGGTCGACCACCGCCTGGCGCATCGTCACCTGGAACCCGATTTTACTTAGCATCATGGCCGTACACAGTATTGGCCGTGGTTTGTGCCTGCAAGGCTGCGGCCTGTGGGTGACCCAAGAAAGCATCGAAGGCAGCGCCCTGGAAAACCATGCCGCCGCCACTGGCCCGCACGATGCCCTGATCGACTATGCCGGCCAGCAGATCAAGCTCTTGTTTGAACAATTGCATGGGGCGGCCACACAAAGCTTTCCCCTGCCCCTGAAACTGGCCCAGAAGCTGACAACAGACAGCATCATCGAATGCCTGATCATGCAAAACGAGCTGGCCGGCCCCGCACAGGCACTGGACCAAACCGAACTCCAGACCCGCCTGAACAAATGGTTGGGCGCGGCCAATCTGCCCCTGGTAAGCGGCACCTTATTGCTGCCCAACGGCAGGCTGGGCCTGAACCGCCAGGTCTGTTGCCAATATTACCGGGTAGAACCCGGCGCGGAATGCCCCGACTGCACACGCATTCCCATGCAAAAGCGGCTGCTCCTGATGGCCGAACACGCCCATTAG
- a CDS encoding cyclic peptide export ABC transporter, with amino-acid sequence MFKYLIKKSWPLLTFCAVLSVVGGLLSVRLLALITEVITVSSETSKAQLGVQFAATALAAMLFQSTAQILLERLGQRVHAQLRNYIVDHVNAADFRSLETMGRGRMQAAMSEHTLNVKFFFGFMPIMLTNAAIVLGCLIYMASLSWEIFLFASAVIGAGFLTFQLAGLRAVKHLQRAEYEQDRMLGIFNALINGAKELRLNAGKRDRFLRSHMRDSIEQVRRERSLGMTIYIVSSVWNNFLIFVFIGLVLFVLTESASEQVRVTTGFALLLVYMVGPLEAVINSLPPMKSAGMSARHIESMVAGLTQSEHMAEQAGPQQVRSLVLRGVTHQYYHEGTNDVFTLGPIDLSFAPGQLNYLVGGNGSGKTSLAKLLVGLYKPENGTIELNGQKIDDDNRDKYRQMFSAIFSDFHLFDSLLDSVSSGFDERGNALLTKLNLHHKVQIKEGAFTTQALSQGQRKRLALVAAYLEDRPFLVFDEWAADQDPVFKDVFYHELLPELKAMGKTVLVISHDDRYFHLADRLIKMESGRIVPDAETGR; translated from the coding sequence TTGTTTAAGTATCTCATCAAGAAATCCTGGCCTTTGCTGACCTTTTGCGCTGTTTTGAGCGTAGTCGGCGGTTTGTTGAGCGTGCGACTGCTGGCCCTGATTACCGAGGTCATCACGGTTTCGTCGGAGACATCCAAGGCGCAATTAGGCGTGCAGTTTGCAGCGACGGCCTTGGCAGCCATGCTGTTTCAGTCCACGGCGCAGATCCTGCTGGAGCGCCTGGGCCAGCGGGTCCATGCCCAATTGCGCAATTACATTGTGGATCACGTCAATGCGGCAGACTTTCGTTCCTTGGAGACAATGGGGCGGGGCCGGATGCAGGCCGCCATGTCCGAACACACATTGAATGTGAAGTTCTTTTTCGGCTTCATGCCCATTATGCTGACCAACGCGGCCATTGTGCTGGGCTGTTTGATTTACATGGCGTCCTTGTCCTGGGAGATTTTTCTGTTTGCCAGCGCTGTGATCGGCGCAGGGTTTTTGACGTTTCAGTTGGCAGGGCTGCGCGCAGTCAAGCATTTGCAACGGGCCGAGTACGAGCAGGACCGTATGTTGGGCATTTTCAATGCGCTGATCAATGGTGCCAAGGAACTGCGCCTGAATGCCGGCAAGCGGGATCGCTTTTTGCGTTCGCACATGCGCGATTCGATCGAGCAGGTGCGGCGCGAACGCAGCCTGGGCATGACGATCTACATTGTGTCCTCGGTCTGGAATAACTTTCTGATTTTTGTGTTTATCGGTCTGGTCTTGTTTGTGCTGACCGAGAGCGCCTCCGAGCAAGTGCGGGTCACGACCGGTTTTGCTCTGTTGCTGGTGTATATGGTCGGGCCGCTGGAAGCCGTGATCAATAGTCTGCCGCCCATGAAGTCGGCCGGCATGTCGGCCCGGCATATCGAGTCTATGGTGGCCGGGCTGACGCAAAGCGAACATATGGCCGAACAGGCCGGTCCGCAGCAGGTGCGCTCTTTGGTGCTGCGCGGGGTGACGCATCAGTATTATCACGAAGGCACCAATGACGTCTTTACGCTGGGCCCGATCGATTTGAGCTTTGCCCCCGGGCAGCTTAATTATCTGGTGGGCGGCAATGGCAGCGGCAAAACCAGTCTGGCTAAGCTGCTGGTAGGCTTGTACAAACCGGAAAACGGCACCATCGAGCTGAATGGCCAGAAGATCGATGATGACAATCGGGATAAGTACAGGCAGATGTTTTCGGCTATTTTTTCCGATTTTCATTTGTTCGACAGCTTGCTGGATAGCGTTTCCAGCGGCTTTGACGAGCGCGGCAACGCCTTGCTGACCAAGCTGAATCTGCACCACAAGGTGCAGATCAAAGAGGGGGCATTTACCACACAGGCTTTGTCGCAAGGCCAGCGCAAGCGTCTGGCTCTGGTGGCTGCCTATCTGGAAGACCGGCCTTTTCTGGTGTTTGACGAATGGGCGGCCGATCAGGACCCGGTCTTTAAGGATGTGTTCTACCACGAGCTGCTGCCCGAGCTCAAAGCAATGGGCAAGACCGTACTGGTCATCAGCCATGATGACCGCTATTTCCATCTGGCTGATCGCTTGATCAAAATGGAAAGCGGGCGGATTGTCCCGGATGCCGAGACAGGCCGTTAA
- a CDS encoding formyltransferase family protein, with product MKRKLVYVMSLRNAAADKAGQWVAYKGERRYMMSPLEYLVHQLNDSELGNLYSLEALIYDDIADYAADQAKLGSYGRAGRDGSPWIYPLDLCVQGRPVNELLENIPSTYRSLPVGDPARSSGKQAFEQRLQQRFQALEADWVVLDGLIVILDELVRPGAPFQGRIVNIHPGLTRQDSPYRRRGATATLDALYGARGQQILNWQTMATRAVTPLNKTGASFHVVDQGIDSGPVLWEVLNTQIEPDDTILELRWKNFTHSLFPALSHGLAYLASQPQGS from the coding sequence ATGAAAAGAAAATTAGTCTATGTAATGTCCTTGCGTAACGCCGCAGCGGACAAGGCCGGGCAATGGGTGGCCTATAAAGGCGAGCGGCGCTACATGATGTCGCCGCTGGAGTATCTGGTTCATCAGTTGAACGATTCCGAGTTGGGCAATCTGTATTCGCTGGAAGCGCTAATTTACGATGACATCGCGGATTACGCCGCCGATCAAGCCAAGCTAGGCAGTTATGGCCGGGCCGGTCGGGATGGTTCGCCCTGGATTTATCCCTTGGATCTGTGCGTGCAGGGCAGGCCCGTGAACGAGCTGCTCGAAAACATTCCTTCTACCTATCGCAGTCTGCCTGTGGGCGATCCGGCGCGCAGCTCGGGTAAGCAAGCCTTCGAGCAGCGCCTGCAGCAACGCTTTCAGGCGCTGGAGGCGGATTGGGTTGTACTGGACGGTTTGATTGTGATTCTGGACGAGCTTGTTCGTCCAGGGGCACCGTTTCAGGGTCGGATCGTCAATATCCACCCCGGTCTGACTCGCCAGGACTCGCCTTACCGTCGGCGCGGAGCGACCGCGACCCTGGATGCGTTGTACGGGGCGCGGGGGCAGCAGATTCTGAATTGGCAGACGATGGCAACGCGCGCGGTGACGCCCTTGAACAAGACGGGGGCGTCATTTCATGTCGTGGATCAGGGGATTGATTCTGGACCGGTGCTTTGGGAGGTGCTCAATACCCAGATCGAACCGGATGACACCATTCTGGAATTGCGCTGGAAAAACTTTACACACAGCTTGTTTCCAGCGCTCTCGCATGGTTTGGCCTATCTGGCCAGCCAGCCCCAGGGCTCGTGA